One Brassica oleracea var. oleracea cultivar TO1000 chromosome C7, BOL, whole genome shotgun sequence genomic window carries:
- the LOC106303566 gene encoding aquaporin NIP1-2-like: MAEISGNGHGDSKEGAVMVNINQEVELQQQQKEAIHTTKSMKKQDSVLSFSVPFLQKLMAEILGTYFLIFAGCASVAVNAQHDKAVTLPGIAIVWGLTVMVLVYSLGHISGAHFNPAVTIAFASCGRFPLKQVPAYVISQVIGSTLRLLFGLDQNVCSGKHDVFVGTLPSGSDLQSFVIEFIITFYLMFIISGVATDNRAIGELAGLAVGSTVLLNVIIAGPVSGASMNPGRSLGPAMVYNCYKGIWIYIASPILGAVAGAWVYNTVRYTDKPLREITKSGSFLKSARNGSSR; this comes from the exons ATGGCGGAGATCTCGGGAAACGGCCATGGTGACTCCAAAGAAGGAGCAGTGATGGTGAACATCAACCAAGAAGTTGAACTTCAACAACAACAAAAAGAAGCTATTCATACCACAAAATCCATGAAGAAACAAGACTCTGTCCTCTCGTTCTCTGTCCCTTTCTTACAAAAG TTGATGGCGGAGATTCTTGGAACGTACTTTTTGATATTCGCCGGTTGTGCATCGGTGGCTGTAAACGCCCAACACGACAAAGCCGTGACTCTTCCGGGGATCGCCATCGTTTGGGGACTCACCGTCATGGTTCTTGTTTACTCTCTCGGTCACATCTCGGGCGCTCATTTCAATCCGGCGGTCACGATTGCGTTCGCATCTTGCGGCCGTTTCCCTCTCAAACAG GTTCCGGCTTATGTGATATCACAAGTGATCGGATCGACGCTGCGGCTTTTGTTCGGACTTGATCAGAATGTTTGCAGTGGGAAACATGATGTGTTCGTCGGAACATTACCGTCGGGATCCGATTTGCAGTCGTTTGTGATCGAGTTTATAATCACTTTCTACCTAATGTTCATCATTTCCGGAGTTGCAACCGACAATAGAGCG ATTGGAGAACTTGCCGGACTAGCAGTGGGGTCGACGGTGCTACTTAACGTGATTATTGCCGG ACCGGTATCAGGAGCTTCGATGAATCCAGGAAGAAGTTTGGGACCTGCAATGGTATACAATTGCTACAAAGGAATTTGGATATACATAGCGTCTCCAATTCTTGGTGCGGTTGCGGGTGCATGGGTTTATAACACGGTTAGATATACCGATAAACCGTTGCGTGAAATAACCAAAAGCGGCTCGTTTCTAAAGTCCGCGCGAAATGGTAGCTCTCGTTAA